One genomic window of Leptospira saintgironsiae includes the following:
- a CDS encoding tetratricopeptide repeat protein, producing MNKLIKIALILSISTAIYAEPETNVIESSLKNYTPETDTQLANKLTALGSLKQKTRDYEGAIAFYDQSLAVRTKIGDKESAGYALVLYLKSISEFRLGKSCQALENIKEVIHVYQKIGDLDSALHAEEEGLKKYQEACGLAFAKQPSLTLNKD from the coding sequence ATGAACAAATTAATTAAAATTGCCTTAATTTTAAGCATCTCCACTGCAATTTATGCAGAACCTGAAACCAACGTGATCGAAAGTTCGCTCAAGAACTACACACCGGAGACAGATACCCAGCTGGCAAATAAGCTTACTGCCCTCGGAAGCCTAAAACAAAAAACCAGGGACTACGAAGGTGCAATCGCTTTTTACGATCAGTCCTTAGCAGTGAGAACAAAAATCGGTGATAAAGAAAGTGCTGGATACGCTCTGGTTCTTTACCTGAAATCAATCTCCGAATTTCGTCTCGGCAAATCCTGCCAAGCCTTAGAGAACATTAAAGAAGTTATTCATGTATACCAAAAGATTGGTGACCTTGATTCCGCTCTTCACGCAGAGGAAGAAGGTCTTAAAAAATACCAGGAAGCATGTGGCCTGGCTTTTGCGAAACAGCCAAGCCTGACTCTAAATAAGGACTAA
- a CDS encoding lysophospholipid acyltransferase family protein, with amino-acid sequence MPSKNIQKPHPGSSELARKALRWFGRLYGSLFYKTEVYGLENVPQTGKVLVLSKHQRNDDIPLGLSKALYHRRMDIWAIMKDSLAAPIFMDYFLKCGGIPLNRKEPRKSKNDLLFAKKVLNEGNMLVIFPEQTTVPYKMGKGRPGGFRFIVGKPEEPLAVLCLGLEYKPRGFLRRTSFIVRAGKLRHFEPDMDHEDFLHDCMHEIASLTNLKYPFEQGKKSADLELEEASI; translated from the coding sequence ATGCCATCCAAGAATATACAAAAACCTCATCCAGGAAGTTCTGAATTAGCCAGAAAAGCATTACGCTGGTTCGGAAGACTCTACGGATCCTTATTTTATAAAACAGAAGTTTATGGATTAGAAAATGTACCTCAAACCGGAAAGGTTTTAGTACTCTCCAAACACCAAAGGAATGATGATATTCCTCTGGGACTTTCCAAAGCATTATATCATAGAAGAATGGATATCTGGGCGATCATGAAAGATTCTCTCGCAGCTCCTATTTTCATGGACTATTTTCTAAAATGCGGAGGGATTCCTCTCAATAGAAAAGAACCTAGAAAAAGTAAGAACGATCTTCTATTTGCTAAGAAAGTGCTCAACGAAGGCAATATGCTCGTGATCTTCCCGGAACAAACCACCGTCCCTTATAAAATGGGGAAAGGCCGCCCGGGCGGATTCAGATTTATTGTAGGAAAACCAGAAGAACCACTAGCAGTTCTTTGCCTAGGATTAGAATATAAGCCCAGAGGATTCTTGCGTAGGACGAGCTTCATAGTTCGTGCTGGAAAACTGAGACATTTTGAGCCTGATATGGACCATGAAGATTTCCTTCACGATTGTATGCACGAGATCGCAAGCCTTACGAATCTCAAATATCCATTCGAACAGGGTAAAAAATCAGCAGATTTAGAGTTAGAAGAGGCATCGATCTAA
- a CDS encoding acyl-CoA thioesterase: protein MSKPEKYPYSVQQKVAWGDMDAFGHVNNVVYARYFETARASYFDDMGLWESPQKPMEGGPVLTHIEMDYRKQVRFPETIDISVKLESVKNRSFSIVCSMWNQAGECVLTGKAELLWFNFSTGKPAAIPDAYKEQFFQQNK, encoded by the coding sequence ATGTCTAAACCGGAAAAATACCCGTACAGCGTTCAACAAAAAGTGGCATGGGGAGATATGGATGCATTTGGTCATGTGAATAATGTTGTCTATGCAAGATATTTCGAAACTGCAAGGGCATCATATTTTGATGATATGGGTCTATGGGAATCTCCTCAGAAGCCTATGGAAGGTGGGCCGGTCCTTACTCATATAGAAATGGATTATAGAAAGCAGGTTCGTTTTCCGGAAACGATTGATATTTCCGTAAAATTGGAATCTGTAAAGAACAGATCTTTTTCTATCGTTTGTTCCATGTGGAATCAGGCAGGGGAATGCGTGTTGACTGGAAAAGCGGAACTGTTATGGTTTAATTTTTCTACCGGAAAACCGGCGGCGATCCCAGATGCCTACAAGGAACAATTCTTCCAACAAAACAAATGA
- a CDS encoding PP2C family protein-serine/threonine phosphatase: protein MSLFLFFAGFGLLLGDPASEGLLDPRWIRVVHVTLICISIFLSFKFENFKKYSELVLLFHFAVMSIHSFYLLYVNGLYLGYLFGLILVVFSTGVSINNRRVLIPVLLLFIAVAFFVGIHVKNPKIDVGMYYFGLISSGVLSVLVIGFRMRTFETLLEADVQMEKFQVNIEEELEIAQKTQKSLVDLEFPEAGSFRIYSYFKPLESVGGDLIKTNLGKEGVLDFFFADAAGHGVSAAMVSAMAVMAFKTIAPVAESPSKGLTLIHESLMTMIGGFFITAVYMRLDQEKKSLTYSYAGHHPAVLIKSDGSVQELTGKGTVLLALPKLFNRDYEIILEPGDRVVLFSDGMFEFYTEENEFFGNEAFLDLIRDYTSLSGRVFLDSLGEAVLGLHSSPPKDDMTMLLLEVL from the coding sequence ATGTCCCTTTTTCTTTTTTTCGCGGGATTTGGTTTATTGTTAGGCGACCCTGCTTCTGAGGGCCTCTTAGATCCAAGATGGATAAGAGTCGTTCATGTTACATTAATTTGTATCTCTATATTCTTAAGTTTTAAATTCGAAAATTTTAAAAAATACAGCGAGTTGGTTTTATTATTCCATTTCGCGGTGATGAGTATTCATTCATTTTATCTTTTGTATGTGAATGGTTTATATCTGGGTTATTTATTCGGGTTGATACTCGTTGTATTTAGCACCGGTGTTTCTATTAATAATCGCAGGGTCCTTATTCCGGTCCTTCTACTATTCATAGCGGTTGCATTCTTTGTTGGGATACATGTAAAAAATCCTAAGATAGATGTTGGGATGTATTATTTCGGCCTAATCTCCTCAGGTGTTTTGTCTGTACTTGTGATCGGTTTTAGAATGAGAACATTCGAAACTTTATTAGAAGCAGATGTGCAGATGGAAAAATTCCAGGTCAATATAGAAGAAGAATTGGAGATCGCTCAGAAAACCCAAAAGAGCCTGGTAGATCTTGAATTTCCGGAGGCTGGGAGCTTTAGGATCTATTCTTATTTTAAACCTTTGGAAAGTGTTGGTGGGGATTTGATCAAAACAAATCTGGGCAAAGAGGGGGTGCTTGACTTTTTCTTTGCGGATGCTGCAGGCCACGGAGTTTCTGCGGCAATGGTTTCAGCTATGGCGGTAATGGCCTTTAAGACTATTGCTCCAGTTGCGGAAAGTCCGTCTAAAGGTTTAACTCTGATCCATGAGTCTTTGATGACCATGATCGGTGGATTTTTTATCACTGCAGTTTATATGAGACTCGATCAAGAGAAAAAAAGTCTGACCTATTCTTATGCGGGACATCATCCTGCAGTTTTAATTAAGTCAGATGGTTCTGTCCAAGAATTAACTGGGAAGGGTACTGTGTTACTTGCTCTTCCTAAACTATTCAATCGAGATTATGAAATTATACTAGAACCTGGTGATAGGGTCGTACTTTTCTCTGATGGAATGTTCGAGTTTTATACGGAAGAAAATGAATTTTTCGGTAATGAAGCATTCTTAGATCTGATCCGAGATTATACATCTCTTTCCGGAAGAGTATTTTTGGATTCTTTGGGAGAAGCTGTTCTAGGACTACATTCTTCTCCGCCTAAAGATGATATGACTATGCTACTTTTGGAAGTTCTCTAA
- a CDS encoding acyl-CoA--6-aminopenicillanic acid acyltransferase, translating to MCDTFVATPDSTSSGKMIFGKNSDREPNEPQCLVRYPERISKESQQRLTFIDVPSSKKSREVLISRPLHMWGAEMGANSKGVVIGNEAVFTKLKIEKKNDGLTGMDLLRLGLERSDTAAEARDLIIEYLERFGQDACGGYSNRNFFYHNSFIIADPKEAYVLETADRYWAWKKIKGFYAISNGLTLESDYDGLHSHAIDFARAKGWLKKGQTFSFKEAFSDSLFTSFSKCKVRREIVTGGGKFFGSKLGVQQAMQILRLEGKEKGSVPLSISQGGFPSKSIGYSPRKAGMGSVCLHAGGPLSPNQTTSSFVAELDTNPAYSQFWATGCSIPSLSVFIPFSIPGKTFLEGNVVQPGASPDSSLWWNHEILYRLCLKNYDKAVSIFSAELKEKQEKYIQKVEYTLGLSRNFSLDPITKEASEEVDKLYRKWRNQVLELAVNGNILPNIWSSPLYNLSWAIWNRKARINSRVLKGIDLPYEPAYL from the coding sequence ATGTGTGATACTTTTGTAGCCACTCCAGATTCCACTTCTTCTGGAAAAATGATCTTCGGAAAAAATTCAGATAGAGAGCCGAATGAACCTCAATGTCTCGTTAGATATCCTGAAAGAATTTCTAAGGAAAGCCAACAAAGACTTACATTTATAGATGTTCCAAGTTCTAAAAAATCCAGAGAGGTTTTGATCTCTCGTCCTCTTCATATGTGGGGAGCAGAGATGGGAGCAAATTCAAAAGGTGTTGTAATTGGGAACGAGGCAGTATTCACCAAACTTAAGATCGAAAAGAAGAATGATGGTCTTACTGGAATGGATCTTTTACGACTCGGATTAGAACGTTCCGATACGGCTGCAGAAGCAAGAGATCTTATCATAGAATATTTAGAAAGATTTGGCCAAGATGCATGTGGTGGTTATTCAAATCGGAACTTCTTCTATCATAATAGTTTTATAATCGCTGATCCTAAAGAAGCATATGTTCTGGAAACTGCAGATAGATATTGGGCTTGGAAGAAGATCAAGGGTTTTTACGCAATTTCGAATGGTCTCACTTTAGAGTCCGATTATGATGGACTTCATTCACATGCAATCGATTTTGCAAGAGCGAAAGGTTGGTTGAAGAAGGGACAAACTTTCTCCTTTAAAGAAGCATTCTCTGATTCTTTATTCACTAGTTTCAGTAAATGTAAAGTTCGAAGAGAGATTGTTACCGGCGGAGGAAAATTTTTCGGCTCCAAGCTAGGTGTTCAGCAAGCAATGCAGATCCTGAGGTTAGAAGGTAAAGAAAAGGGAAGTGTTCCTCTTTCTATCAGCCAAGGAGGTTTTCCTTCTAAGAGTATAGGATATTCTCCTCGCAAGGCGGGTATGGGATCTGTTTGTCTTCATGCGGGAGGTCCTTTGTCTCCTAACCAAACAACTTCTTCCTTTGTAGCGGAATTGGATACGAATCCTGCATACTCTCAATTTTGGGCGACTGGATGTTCTATTCCTTCTTTATCCGTTTTTATTCCATTCTCCATTCCAGGAAAAACTTTCTTAGAAGGAAATGTTGTCCAACCAGGAGCAAGTCCGGATTCTTCTCTTTGGTGGAATCATGAAATTTTATACAGGCTTTGCCTAAAAAACTATGATAAGGCAGTTTCTATTTTTAGTGCGGAGCTAAAGGAGAAGCAGGAAAAATATATTCAAAAAGTAGAATATACACTTGGCCTAAGCAGAAATTTTTCATTGGATCCGATCACCAAAGAAGCCTCGGAAGAAGTCGATAAACTTTACAGAAAGTGGAGAAATCAAGTATTAGAACTTGCAGTGAACGGAAATATTCTTCCGAATATCTGGTCTTCTCCACTTTATAATCTGAGCTGGGCGATTTGGAATCGAAAAGCGAGGATCAATTCCAGAGTTCTTAAGGGGATTGATTTGCCTTACGAACCCGCATATTTATGA
- a CDS encoding TerC family protein: protein MDLHLVDLIVSLLTLTAMEIVLGIDNIVFLSIVVGKLPKEQQASGRTIGLLAALGFRIGLLFTVSWLASLTNGLFQVGNFTVTGRDLIMLGGGLFLIAKSTSEIHHKMEEGETDLGAESSPSFLNVIVQIIILDIIFSVDSIITAVGLSGNLMIMVLAVVISLVIMLIFSGKVSDFINEHPTMKILALSFLIMIGVMLFADGLHFHIPKGYIYFSMAFSLLVEFINMRVRKANQSP from the coding sequence ATGGATTTGCATCTTGTAGACCTTATCGTTTCTCTTCTGACCCTTACAGCAATGGAAATCGTTCTAGGAATTGATAATATTGTATTTCTTTCCATAGTAGTTGGTAAACTTCCGAAAGAACAACAGGCAAGCGGCCGAACAATCGGCCTCTTAGCGGCATTAGGTTTTAGGATAGGCTTATTATTTACCGTAAGTTGGCTTGCAAGCCTTACAAACGGACTTTTTCAAGTGGGAAATTTTACAGTAACAGGAAGAGACCTCATCATGCTAGGTGGAGGACTTTTCCTAATCGCAAAAAGTACAAGTGAGATCCATCATAAAATGGAAGAAGGTGAAACGGATCTGGGAGCCGAATCTTCTCCTTCTTTTCTGAATGTGATTGTACAGATTATCATTTTAGATATTATTTTTTCAGTAGATTCTATCATCACTGCGGTGGGACTTTCTGGAAATCTGATGATAATGGTACTTGCAGTAGTCATTTCACTTGTGATCATGCTAATTTTTTCGGGCAAGGTAAGCGATTTTATAAACGAACATCCAACCATGAAAATTTTGGCGCTTTCCTTTCTGATCATGATTGGAGTGATGTTATTCGCAGATGGTTTACATTTCCATATTCCGAAAGGATATATTTATTTCTCTATGGCGTTCTCACTTTTGGTGGAATTCATAAATATGCGGGTTCGTAAGGCAAATCAATCCCCTTAA
- a CDS encoding SelL-related redox protein — translation MKFLPKEILESQVQGRNLTGLSFGDNLPQKPSLVVFLRHLGCIFCRETVEDLRVFSSEMAAFPPILFVYPESVRDGEDFFSRFWPEAKAISNPSASFYEQINVQEGNLIELAGPEVWVSAVRALAKGNFYGVQGRHLLRMPGVFLVLKDRILWSHSYRHIGDEPDWSKIPGCTPLPTDEYDPGILPA, via the coding sequence ATGAAATTCCTACCGAAAGAAATTTTGGAATCCCAGGTCCAAGGAAGAAATTTAACCGGCCTAAGTTTCGGGGACAATCTTCCTCAAAAACCTAGTTTGGTCGTTTTTCTGCGTCACCTTGGTTGTATATTTTGCAGAGAAACTGTGGAAGACCTTCGTGTTTTCAGTTCAGAAATGGCCGCATTCCCTCCCATTTTATTTGTATATCCTGAGTCGGTGAGAGATGGAGAAGATTTTTTTTCCAGATTCTGGCCGGAAGCAAAAGCTATCTCGAATCCAAGCGCTTCCTTTTATGAACAGATCAATGTGCAAGAAGGCAATTTAATAGAATTAGCAGGTCCAGAAGTTTGGGTAAGTGCAGTACGCGCACTTGCAAAAGGAAATTTTTACGGAGTCCAAGGAAGACATTTGCTTAGAATGCCTGGTGTGTTTTTAGTTTTGAAAGATAGAATTTTATGGTCTCATTCTTATCGTCATATTGGAGACGAACCGGACTGGAGCAAAATTCCTGGATGTACTCCTTTACCTACGGATGAATACGATCCAGGGATTTTGCCAGCGTAA
- a CDS encoding glycosyltransferase family 39 protein, producing the protein MKRVLDVFFSEKLITSIFLFLTAYGFYLRFYGIADQSLWFDELFSTIHSSNASSLSELVNGIKGDVHPPGYQVLLYYWIRIFGDSDFAVRSLSAIFNILSISAVSALYYYKIKKDKLISLSLAASLAACSILLWYSQETRSYCIMASLGALGILLTIIYDREEKKSLSPIAISLFLILLLGAWTHYLGLLWSGSIIIISFIYNVFQKDKRKIIFWFLAGSLILISYIPWILYSIAESTKLKPMGHIPPAGFFFPFISMFSFFGRGFIIYFPILLFLTIREFIYFKKNSSYLFLFSIIFLYFVILFSLQIFANLPMINERNTIIISAAYIILISLSSELNEKYKKFFYILLICASAVQLYDFKKYTKKNLKKEDYRSASIEALNTKKDLEAKDKSQYSFVSIHPDLQSHYLPDEKIEKCAANTQFDSKDKPQGSYIIYIWGHLKENFSKNPAKHCIFSGYETVKEEVFYDAGFALLKKKI; encoded by the coding sequence ATGAAACGAGTTTTAGATGTATTTTTTTCGGAAAAATTAATAACCTCTATTTTCTTATTTCTGACTGCATACGGTTTTTATCTTAGATTTTATGGAATAGCCGATCAAAGTTTATGGTTTGATGAATTATTCTCTACGATCCATAGCAGTAATGCATCTTCCCTATCTGAACTCGTAAACGGTATCAAGGGTGATGTTCACCCGCCAGGCTACCAAGTTCTTTTATATTATTGGATTAGAATTTTTGGAGATTCCGATTTTGCAGTCCGATCATTATCTGCAATTTTCAATATTCTATCCATTTCTGCTGTATCCGCCCTGTATTATTACAAAATCAAAAAAGATAAACTAATATCTCTTTCTCTGGCAGCAAGTTTAGCGGCCTGTTCTATTCTTTTATGGTATAGCCAAGAAACTCGTTCCTATTGTATAATGGCTTCCTTAGGAGCTTTAGGAATATTACTTACTATCATTTATGATAGAGAAGAAAAGAAAAGCCTAAGCCCAATTGCGATATCTTTATTCTTAATACTTTTATTAGGGGCTTGGACGCATTATCTTGGACTATTATGGTCCGGATCTATTATCATTATATCTTTTATATATAATGTTTTTCAAAAAGATAAACGCAAAATTATTTTCTGGTTTTTAGCCGGATCTCTTATTTTAATTTCGTATATTCCTTGGATCTTATATAGCATTGCTGAAAGCACCAAGTTAAAACCAATGGGTCATATTCCTCCTGCTGGATTCTTTTTCCCATTTATCTCTATGTTTTCTTTCTTTGGAAGAGGATTTATTATTTATTTTCCTATATTATTATTCTTAACAATACGGGAATTTATCTATTTCAAAAAGAACTCTTCTTACTTATTTCTTTTTTCAATAATATTTTTATATTTTGTGATCTTGTTCTCATTGCAGATTTTTGCAAATCTTCCGATGATCAATGAACGAAATACGATTATAATCTCTGCTGCTTATATTATTTTAATATCCTTAAGTTCAGAATTGAATGAAAAATATAAGAAGTTTTTCTACATTCTATTAATTTGCGCAAGTGCTGTACAACTATACGACTTTAAGAAATATACAAAGAAAAATCTTAAAAAAGAAGATTATAGAAGCGCTTCTATAGAAGCTTTAAACACAAAAAAAGATCTGGAAGCTAAAGATAAATCCCAATATTCTTTCGTGTCTATTCATCCAGATCTTCAATCTCATTATTTGCCGGATGAAAAAATCGAAAAATGTGCGGCAAATACTCAATTCGACAGTAAGGATAAACCCCAAGGATCTTATATCATTTATATTTGGGGTCATCTGAAAGAAAACTTTTCGAAAAACCCTGCAAAACATTGTATATTCTCTGGCTACGAAACTGTAAAAGAAGAAGTTTTCTATGACGCAGGCTTTGCTCTCCTAAAGAAAAAAATCTAA